The nucleotide window ACAGATAGAACATTATCTCAAGCAATGAATGTTGCAACATTGCCTGGAATACAAGGAACTGCCGTTGTATTGCCTGATGGGCATGAGGGGTATGGCTTTCCAGTCGGAGGGGTTGCGGCAATGGATGCAGAGGAAGGAATGATCAGCCCTGGAGGTGTTGGTTATGATATCAACTGCGGTGTGCGATTATTACGATTGAATCTATCTGAAAAGGAGGCAAGGCCAAAACTAAAAGAACTGGTAACGGATCTTTTCAATTCAATTCCGTCTGGCGTGGGGTCGGAAGGTGCAATCAAACTAAACTACTCACAATTAGATGAGGTCCTAGTCCGGGGGGTCAACTGGGCAATTGATCATGGTTATGGTACAAAAGATGATGCGAATGTATGTGAAGAAAACGGACAAATAAAAAATGCAGACCCCAACAAAGTTTCAAACACTGCTAGAAAGCGAGGAGCACCACAACTTGGAAGTCTTGGCTCTGGAAATCACTTCCTTGAGGTACAAAGAATTGAGAAGATTTACGATGAAGAAGCAGCAAAGAGAATGGGAATTCAAGAGGGAAATGTTACCGTTTTGATCCATTGTGGCTCAAGAGGCTTTGGCCATCAGATCTGCTCTGATTATTTGCGGGTGTCTGAGCAGGCGCTAAAAAAATACAACATCAATTTGCCTGATAGGGAATTAGCATGCGTGCCAAACACATCAGAGGAGGGTGAATCATACCGTAAAGCAATGTTTGCTGCACTAAACTTTGCATGGAGCAATAGACAGATGATCACACACTGGACTCGAAAATCATTTGAGCGTGTATTTAAAAAATCGGAATCTGATCTTGACATGAAACTAGTGTATGATGTTGCACACAATATTGCCAAGGTTGAAAAACACAAAATCGATGGCAAGGAAAAATCAGTTGTGGTTCACCGCAAAGGTGCAACACGTGCGTTTCCAGCAAACCGAGATGAAATCCCACTAAAGTATCGTGATCTGGGGCAGCCGGTATTGATTCCGGGCTCGATGGGAACTGGAAGCTGGATTTTACTTGGCAAGTCCAATTCCATGAATCTCAGCTTTGGCTCTACTGCTCACGGTGCTGGAAGAATGATGTCTCGCTCAAAGGCACGACGTGATTTCACAGAAGAACAAGTAAAAAAATCACTAACTGATAAAGGAATTTTCATAAAATCATTGACTAGGGATGGGGTGGTCGAGGAGACACCGGAGGCATACAAGGATGTGGACGCAGTGGTAAATGTATCGCATGAGCTTGGAATAGCAACCAAGGTAGCAAAGCTTGTCCCAATTGGCGTGATTAAAGGTTGAGCGACGAAGACAAAGAACTAGAAGCACTCAAGGCAAAACGCCTAGCGGAAATGAAAAAAAACCTCACATACCAATCACAAAAAGAAGAGGAAAAACAACAAACCAAAACTCCACCATCGTACCGAGAGATAGTAATTTCTCATCTTGGATACCGTGGAATGGAAGTATTGCAAAATGCAGAATCTCAATTTCCAAATGAGACAAAGATGATAATTGACAGGCTCGGACAATTGTTTCATTCTGGTGAAATCAATGAAGAAATTGATGGTGGCCAACTCTTGGCATTATTCAGATCAGTTGGAATTCATGTCCGCATGCAGACAAAAATAAACATAGAACAAGATGGAAAATTTGTCTCACTCTCTGATAAGCTAAGCAAAACAGACTCTGATGAAAATGAAAATCTTTGAAGTAAGCTCCACTGATTTTTTGGAAGACAAACGCCTCATCAATAATGCATTATCCGATATGGCATCGCAATTTAGAATGCAAAATGATTTCACATTTGGTGAGCCAGTATCCAGATTTGGCTGGACCTTTTTCAAACTATGGATAAAACCACATCTGCAAGATGCAATAATTCAGAAATTTAACGACATGATAAGAAAATCCAAAGGTGCCAACCCTGA belongs to Candidatus Nitrosotenuis cloacae and includes:
- a CDS encoding RtcB family protein: MSSITPKKISDQVYRIDADPSRGMKVPVTIYADEGLLSKMMTDRTLSQAMNVATLPGIQGTAVVLPDGHEGYGFPVGGVAAMDAEEGMISPGGVGYDINCGVRLLRLNLSEKEARPKLKELVTDLFNSIPSGVGSEGAIKLNYSQLDEVLVRGVNWAIDHGYGTKDDANVCEENGQIKNADPNKVSNTARKRGAPQLGSLGSGNHFLEVQRIEKIYDEEAAKRMGIQEGNVTVLIHCGSRGFGHQICSDYLRVSEQALKKYNINLPDRELACVPNTSEEGESYRKAMFAALNFAWSNRQMITHWTRKSFERVFKKSESDLDMKLVYDVAHNIAKVEKHKIDGKEKSVVVHRKGATRAFPANRDEIPLKYRDLGQPVLIPGSMGTGSWILLGKSNSMNLSFGSTAHGAGRMMSRSKARRDFTEEQVKKSLTDKGIFIKSLTRDGVVEETPEAYKDVDAVVNVSHELGIATKVAKLVPIGVIKG
- a CDS encoding DNA-binding protein → MSDEDKELEALKAKRLAEMKKNLTYQSQKEEEKQQTKTPPSYREIVISHLGYRGMEVLQNAESQFPNETKMIIDRLGQLFHSGEINEEIDGGQLLALFRSVGIHVRMQTKINIEQDGKFVSLSDKLSKTDSDENENL